The following DNA comes from Anopheles arabiensis isolate DONGOLA chromosome 3, AaraD3, whole genome shotgun sequence.
GACCGGTCCGGACGTTTGCGACAGCAGATCGATCCCGAGCTTCTGCAGATACTTGGCGGACGTTTGCATCTTCCGGTCGTACCGCACCTTCCAGAACAGGAAAGACGCCACCGACAGGATCAGTATGCTAATGATCGACACCATCGAGATGACGATCATCGTTACCTCGTCGCAGGAGATGCCAAAAATGCGCACGAAGCTCTCGAGCGCACACACCGGCGTACCATCGTCCGGGATGTGGCCGTCCCGCGTCATCCACACGATCGCCGACTCGTTCAGCACCAAATCACCCCCGAGCAGCTTGTAGTCCGGTTCGGAAATGTTGGGCGTAAAGTGGCCCACAATGTTTGCCGTCCCGTTCACAAACTGCAGCACATTGACGATCGTGTACCGTGAGCCTGCCTCATTGAACTTGATCCTTCCGGTAACGCCCTGGAAGTCGGTTTCACGGATCAGCTCCATCAGCCGTTTGGTGGTGTGGCGCGAGTGCAAATCGCTAATATAGGAAGGATCTTCCCGGAGCAGTCGATCGAAGGCTAGTGCATACACCCAGACAGCATCGTACGCAAAGCCGGCGTAATCCGAGGCCATGTAGTTGTACTCGGACAGGGAGACGTTGTACGCCTGCTTCCAATCCCGCACCGTAGCGCTTCGGTTCACGTCCAGGATGCTGTCGTCGTCGGCGTACGGGGCGTGCGAAAGGGAGAAGTGCCCGTTCATGGCGCGGAGCAGCTCGCTGTTGGTGCAGCTACGCGTCGTTCTGTTGGTGGAAGTTGGTGGTACGGCGGTGGCACCGTTTTCACCGCCCGGTACCTCCGAGCTGAAGTTCCACACGTTCGACAGCCAGATGGGCAGGAACCAGATGTATCCGTTTTCGGCCGTCATCTGTGGAGGAGGAGGGACAAGAGATTAGTTGTGGTTAGTGGGAAGAATGGGATGAAATTGGTtgctattatttattttcctttaccACACTGGGATCTACTCTGACGGGAAAACTAGTGATGTGACGGGAGAACAATGTGGTggtttttgtggattttttccaTGATTTCACCCATTTTTTCACTCAACAACATCTTCTAACAGCTATTCTGAGCATGACTCGTTATACCATCTACAGTCATTCCTATTCCTATTCCTATTCCTATTCTATAACCTATTCCTATGATAGCTACATCAATCTTTAAGAGGTTTGAACGAGTTCCTGGCCCCTACAAATCCGTCCCAACCGTTCCAGGTCTCTATTTGTCTCGAGAAATTCTTCAAATTCGGAAATAACTCCATTTTTGAGAAGTGATTAGAATAGTATCAAGGAACGTCAAAGCCCGGATAAGTTCTCTTAAGCTTGAGATCTCTGAGAGCTACATTGAGCGTATGGAGCGTACGGAGCTACATAGAGCTCTCTCGTCTAGTTTAGGTCTTTGATCAGATATCCTCGCCTATTTGAAAAGAGCCACTTTATACAATGCTAGTAATGTGCACGgagtgcagcagcaaaacggaGACCCTCTGAGCTAGAGCTGAGCTCTGAGGATGaagaaatttgaaaattaGTTGGAAATCAGCATTAAGCGGAGCATTGAAAAAGAGTGAACAGAACAAACAAAGGTATATAATGCCCTGCGCAGTAGCCAATAATGCTCAAATGAGTGTACTGAGTTACATTGAGCGCAGAGACCTTTCGCCTTTTATCAACTTATTCCAGGTATCTGTAAAAAGCTAAACACCGACTTCAGATGACTTGGTTGAGCTCTATTGAGATCAGCCTTTGCAGAGCTAGAGATCACCAACTCGCTCCAGTAGATGAGCGATCAATAGTGCAAAGAGCACTTCAAACGACTAATGATCATGTTATGAGCATGATGATCACAATATCTTAACGATATGCGAAACATAGCGAACAAATGCTAATCAATTCTCATCCTCTTTGGAGAGGCACAATGTATGCACCGCCAACAATGCTACCCCCTCTGCAGTCTGCAGTTCTGTATTCCAATTCTTACAAGTGGGCAGCTTCACACCTCTGTTCAAAACTGCCGACTAACAGTCTGCAACTGTTAGTGCATAAACtgtacaaaacaaagcaaaaggcTAAGTGGCGGGACCGGCCCCcttcaaaaaacaacacaattagCACGTACGATGGCGAATGTGTGTGACGACTTGGTGCAAGCAAATGCCGATAGTGAGCGGGGTCTAGTCTAGCCAGCGGTGATACGCAGACAGTACAACCTCCTTCCCCCGCCCAAAACGGGGCTAATAATGTTTGTGTTCCTGTTCTTGTGTGCTGCCGTGACTTACTTACCAACAAACGCTACAAATCAAACAAGAAGTTCGGGAGAAGCCGAACGGTGTGTCAATATTTGCACACTGTCAGATAggcagtttttgtgtgtttttttgtgtcaaTCGTCCGTCCGACCAAACTAAAGAGAAGCAATGCAGCTCCCTCGCTTTATCCGGTGTAGCCTCCTCCCCGGAGGGGCTGGATGGTCAATAATTGACAATTGTCTGTTGAAAGTAGTTAACCGTTAAAGGGCAACATTTCCTTTGCCAAGTAAAATACATTTGCAGTGTGTATTTGAAGGTTTGCATAAAGATTTGCCCATGTTATTCGCACCATTTCTGTGTAAACATCAGCCAGACAGCTCAACAAAAGCTCAACTCACTTCATGCCGGGCCGGAAGGAAGGTGCGCGAAAATGTTAACttgcaacaatgttgcaaacacgttgttgtttctgcaaAAAAGCTCCTCTCCAACTAGCGGCTAGCTCAAGTTCCGCAATTACGTACGAACGAACTTCCCATTCAAATTATCGGTCCGTTTGCTCGGCCGGTCGTCCCCATGACCTTCGTTACGCCACTGTCACTGCCACTGGTCCCGCGGTAGTAATTCCGAGAGCTCGCTCAAGTGTGCACGACGTAACATGACTCCAGCGTCCACAAACAGTTGGAAGCTATCCAATTCCTCTGGGCAGGACACAAAACCCCCCATATCGGTGTGCTTGAGACGGCGCCAACAGTGACCGGCCCCGCTGGGAGTGTACTTCCCtgtgaccccccccccccttctcacacacacacaatgacaGAGGGGGTATTATGGCGCATAAAATCGATACCGGAATCCGATTACTTTCGCAACGGTGTCCacaccgtttttttgttaatttgttttcGTCACCAATGGCGTGGCACCCTTCTTGACCACTGGCCATGTcccatgtgtatgtgtgtgtgtgtatatgttggtGATTAAAACCGATTCTTGCTGTCCCCGTCACTCACCGTCGATTGATTAATTGAAAGAGGAGAACGCATCATAAAACAACCCTCGGGACTGTTTTATAATGCACCACGTTTCAGTCTGCTTCAGGTAGCACATTggcatacaacaaaaaaacaacatacatTGCAACATTTGAAAACAGCGGCCAGAAATGCACAGTTGCACCTTTATTGCACCACCCGCGCCCCTCCCCTCTTTGGGTTCTCCGCCTTTCCCTGTGCCATGTGGCGTACGTGCGCACGTCAACGCTTCACCATTTCCGGCTACGATAGCCAATTTGCCGAACATTGGGGACGGATAAAGAGGCGCCTTTGAATTGGCTGTCTTATTGCTGATCGCTTGCAACcaccagtagcagcaacaacaaccacttTTTGACGTGGTATGCAGATTTAACTTCTGTTTACCGCATAAGGTACGGCCGGTTTTGCAAAGCGTCCAGTGAGTGTTTTTCCCCGACGTCGAAGTAGTTTATTGATGATGggacacatttttttgtatcggAACGAGAAGCGCCACCATCGCCGATATGGGAGTCAATTGCTGGGTGTAAAATGACTCCTTCGCAAGGTGTCGGAACATGATGATTCGATGGAGTAAGCAGATTTGAGTGCAAAATTATATAATAATCGAGGGATTTAGCAGTTAACAATGATATAACAAGGTGTCAACTGATCATTTTGATTGATGAAAAGAGGAAGATTTGTATGCCGTGCTGTACTTGACGAGTTGAACCTATAGTGTGGGATGGACTGTGGTCTATACAGAGAATCCAACGAGAATTCGTCATGATGAATATTTTCCATTGAAAGACAGAGTTATGGTAACATTCGGAATGGGACGATAGAGGCAATGATTAGGTTTGATCGAACTTTGAGGTAAATTTGACAAATATTTGGTGTCTAAACGCTGATCAAACGAAATAGGATCGAAATGATCGAAAGGTTAAGGTCGTTTAGATATCTAGGAGCCTTCTGCAATGGTTTATATCGACTATGCGTATGATTAAATTACGGTTATGGTTAAATTTTGACATCAAGCCTCGTCCCTTTCAACAGAAAAGAAGTAATTTTGTATCGAGACACTAGCAAATTAATTACGGTAAATTTAATGTGTGTCTACGTAGTGTTTGGTCCTCGTAGATGCATCAAACAACCTTTTGAGTAATCATCTAATGacttatttttcaatttttttaggTGTTTTTGTTACTATTGTATTATTTGAATGCTTAATTTTTAGGAAAAGCATGTACATTTATAGTCTTTCTACCAAACATACTCATTACGCTAACCGTCCCATTCCTAATCGTGATCAGCATTTGGCCTTTTCTGTAAAATATACAGCTAAAACTCACTTTAAACTCACTGTAGGACAGAAGTGATGCAGCGTACCGGACCAGACGTTTTAAATTCCCATCTGATCTATTCTGCTTCTATTCTATTCTGCTAGCCTAAGTAAACTTTCTCAAATAATTCTAGTAAGCCTGTTCACAATCGGTAAGACTGCGTAGATTGTTACACCATGTCGAAGAAAATGTTGGGAAATTGATGTTGTCTCATTTCAAACGTGTCATTAAAAACAAGAATCACACTCAAGTATCGTTTAAGAAGGACAAAGGCTTACCGTTTTAAAACCACCCAAAAGACTCCTGATTTCTGTGGCGTGTCTTATgcttaacacacacatacacaaccacaGCCACACGCACATCTTCATGATACAACCCTACACCCACCCGAAAGGGTCAAGACCGGGTATGAATATTCAAGCGAAAACAATCAACCCCAATCTATTGTGTGGCGGGGTCTTGGGTTCTTCTTCTGCCCGGCGCGGGCGTCAAACATTTGAATATTAAAGGCAGACGACCAGCACCCGAAAAAGGTTGACCCAACCCATCCCCCAACCCACAGAGACCGTGCTTTCTCCGGAAAGCGAACAACTGTTTACACTGGGCCGAATGACTACCCAAGATTTCCCTTTCCGCTTCTTAAGTTTGCTTACCTCGAGCTTGTACGCCTCGCACATTATCACCCGTGCCACCTTATCGTCCACGTCGGCGATGATGATTTTAGCACTTTTGGACTTTAGATCTAAGAGATACTGTTTTGGAAGATAGGCAAAGAGCGTATGAGTTTGGGTTGTGTACAGAGAAGGCAAGGAACcccaaaaaaatgaacaaaaacctTACCTGGTTCATTTCGGTATCGGTACGATCGCGCGGGAACTTTTTGTTCGAGATCAGCTCAATCGAGCGCTCCTTGAGCAGCGTTTCCATGTAGGAGATGTACTCGGTCGCCTTCTGGCCGTCCTCCGTCAGGGCCGCTACCCGGCGCCAGTTCatgcgctgcagcagctgagcGTACACGTGCTCGTACTGACGGTTTTCGCCGATCGTGCGGAAGAAGAACGGATACTTTTCCCGATCGGACAGGAAAGCACCTTCGGCGGAGTAGGAAATGACAGCCATCCGGAAGTGCTTCGAAACACCTGGTTTGCAAACACAAGTAGTAATAATATAGATTAACCGTGTTAACTCACAAAACGTGGAAGATCCGACAATGTCTTACCAGCAATTGGTTCGACTGTTTCACTGCAGGCAGGACCCAGAATGCCGATCATGCGCGTCTGCTGGATGTAGTAGCTGATGAACGACTTCATCACCGTGTCCGCCCGGCACTGGCCATCGTTCTGCTGCACTGTCAGCTCGTAGTTTGGCAGGATCGTACCATTCCCGTTGATATGGTCCTGTGCTAGCAGGGCGGCCGGTGCAATCCCCAGATACGACGGTCCCATCCCGGTCAGCGGGAAGATCCCCCCAATGTACACTTCTTCCTTGGGGTCCTCCGGTTTCCACCGCATCCAAGTGCTTTCCTGCGCTCGCATCCACTCGCACGCAATCTGATTGTAAATCTCGGCCACCCGCGTCTGGTCCGGATCGCCTTCCTCGCGCACTCGCATAATTTCCGGCTCGTGCGCATCGTACAGGTCGAAGATTTGCTGCATGCTCTGCTCCTCGAAGTGCGTTAAGATGAGCGAGTTGAAGGCGTAGTCCGCCTCGCGGAACTTTTTCCCATAGTACTTGAGCAGCGGCGTCATCTCGTACTTGCAGCCCGTATCGTTGCTCGCGATCATATCCTCACACCGGGGCATCGTGATCGGTACGTACTCCATCGTGCGCGTGTTGATCACCTCCGACGGCGTCCAGTGAAACACGAGAAACTTCTTCCCATTCTTACGATCGCCCCCGTACGTATTCATCAGCTGCCGGATGCCGAGCTTTAGCCGATCGCCCAACCAGATCACCTTCAGCTGGAAGTTCATCTCGGTGATGTGCTGCACCAGGAAGCGCGTGTCCTCGTAGTGTGGGGCCAGCACCAGCGCACACTTAACGCCCTGGGTGCACTGGGTCGGCACAAACATGCCGTAGTCGTCGCAGTCGTTGTCACACTTGCGCTCCGCATACCGGTAGATCGATTCCAGCACCGGCTGGGAGATGTCAAACTTCTTGATGAAATCGTAGTACCGATGGTTGTTGGAGTCCTCCTGGAACAGGGTGTAGATCAGCGGCTTGGGGAAGTTGTCTTCCTTGCGTATCAGCGCTTTCGGCAGGAACAGCCCAAATCGGCCTGGATTTGCGATGGCTCCCGCTTCACGGATCTCGCCCGGGATGTAATGGTAGTCGGACAGTAACCAAACCTCCAGATCGATCGTTGGATCGGGCCATTCACCTCCATAGCTTCAAGGGTGGGAGAAGAACCAAAGAAAAGAGACATTGTTATTGGAGGTTGTAGCTAACTTCTAAAATTAAAACGCTCACACGTCCACGGGGGTTGTGAAAGTCCCCATGTCACATATTGCTTAACACCTTTGGCGTTAAGGTGATGATGTACTCGGGGAGGACCACAGTACAAGAACGCAACATACGCGCGTCGTTCGGTCagtgaaaagggaaaatatGCAGGTAGGTCGgggaaaacaatcaaaacattttcaaatcaaaacagCAGCTTCTGTGTTCTCTTCGAGCGTTAGAATGTTTCTTGTTCTTGCAGTTTAGTACGTGCGCGTTATTCATCCTCTCTGCGACAAGATATCGGATCCAAATACTGCAAGATATCGAACGAGCGAAGTTGTTTGTACAGGTTGGACGACTAGACGgcgtcttgtgtgtgtgtgcgcgctgtgTCTTACCAAACCTGCCATACCAAAAGTACCCCTGCCGATACATAAACCCAATTATTGATACAGATGTTACTACGGGTTCGAGCGTGAAATTTTTAAACCCCATGGAGAAGGATTTTGTCACTTGCGCACCAACTTGGGAGTTCTTCGAATGCCCTTTTTTTCGTCAGCAACTCGAGGTTTCCGCTGAAGGACAGTACAATGACACAAAGTGTCGACGCAAAAGGGaggatgatttttttgctgttgtgctgCAGCTTTATCAAACTCAAATCTTAATTTCAgaccagcagcaaaaaccaaacccatcTAACTCGTCGTGTGTTGGCCAGTCAGCATGACACAGAACTGAgtcactgctgcttcgatcGTAAAGATCGCGAAGGGGGAACCACCATCACACCCGATAATGTTAATGGTTGGGTGACTGGTAACTGTGGTAACGATGGCTAGAAATAGCTTCACCTTGGTAATCAATcaatttcgtt
Coding sequences within:
- the LOC120905059 gene encoding uncharacterized protein LOC120905059, which codes for MKALLKHLKIFPPKMTLAMRPGVRFRLFILLLLYASTIGTVGAFKQPLSKLRYLEHFQYECFPPEAKANLVPRFASSNQNDSISLQVSRRYTHQIVSRVYAILLREVLGYGNVKMVEYSDELPILEKERIRMFHTLEHLTSYGGEWPDPTIDLEVWLLSDYHYIPGEIREAGAIANPGRFGLFLPKALIRKEDNFPKPLIYTLFQEDSNNHRYYDFIKKFDISQPVLESIYRYAERKCDNDCDDYGMFVPTQCTQGVKCALVLAPHYEDTRFLVQHITEMNFQLKVIWLGDRLKLGIRQLMNTYGGDRKNGKKFLVFHWTPSEVINTRTMEYVPITMPRCEDMIASNDTGCKYEMTPLLKYYGKKFREADYAFNSLILTHFEEQSMQQIFDLYDAHEPEIMRVREEGDPDQTRVAEIYNQIACEWMRAQESTWMRWKPEDPKEEVYIGGIFPLTGMGPSYLGIAPAALLAQDHINGNGTILPNYELTVQQNDGQCRADTVMKSFISYYIQQTRMIGILGPACSETVEPIAGVSKHFRMAVISYSAEGAFLSDREKYPFFFRTIGENRQYEHVYAQLLQRMNWRRVAALTEDGQKATEYISYMETLLKERSIELISNKKFPRDRTDTEMNQYLLDLKSKSAKIIIADVDDKVARVIMCEAYKLEMTAENGYIWFLPIWLSNVWNFSSEVPGGENGATAVPPTSTNRTTRSCTNSELLRAMNGHFSLSHAPYADDDSILDVNRSATVRDWKQAYNVSLSEYNYMASDYAGFAYDAVWVYALAFDRLLREDPSYISDLHSRHTTKRLMELIRETDFQGVTGRIKFNEAGSRYTIVNVLQFVNGTANIVGHFTPNISEPDYKLLGGDLVLNESAIVWMTRDGHIPDDGTPVCALESFVRIFGISCDEVTMIVISMVSIISILILSVASFLFWKVRYDRKMQTSAKYLQKLGIDLLSQTSGPVNTLDKWEIPKDRVVINRRLGEGAFGTVYGGEAQIGDEGWTAVAVKTLKVGSTTEDKVDFLSEAEAMKRFDHNNIVRLLGVCLQSEPVYTVMEFMLYGDLKTYLLARRHLVNSKQSEDSDISNKRLTMMALDVSRALSYLAEQKYVHRDVACRNCMVNAQRVVKLGDFGMARPTFENDYYRFNRRGMLPVRWMAPESLGLGIFTPASDVWSYGVLLYEIITFGSFPFQGLTNNQVLEHLKNGNTITIPAGVKPQLEGLMKACWNQDYKKRPSASEVSEFISNYPRLLNPCLDVPLASVEMVDTGSDQFELLPGLRKYKDESQQPTADLLVGTQPMNDLNNGYNNVSIMSTGGAQRAHNRARAINLNDLNVATDFTTVNPMPPLDDYVEEEPAMARRQPFGGSSSTQRQTTSTNHLNVYNPIEPLLQRDTEVTKSNNSLLRYVPMFGFGKSKTVTIGGTTIVTGGAAGAGGTGAGRTVPPTTALHCTTSLGAMAGPSSPQSPTGSVLGMSGGTMIVNARSTSTTIL